Proteins co-encoded in one Anguilla anguilla isolate fAngAng1 chromosome 16, fAngAng1.pri, whole genome shotgun sequence genomic window:
- the c16h15orf48 gene encoding normal mucosa of esophagus-specific gene 1 protein yields the protein MAGFFQMLRKKKELIPLIGFMAFAAAGATSACIYFLLTKPDVIINKTTNPEPWENLDPSKPQKLITINQQWKPVEELQLLKKLTK from the exons ATGGCTGGATTTTTTCAAATGctgagaaagaagaaagaa TTAATTCCTCTGATTGGATTCATGGCGTTCGCAGCGGCAGGTGCCACTtctgcctgcatttatttcttaCTGACGAAACCAGATGTGAT AATAAACAAGACAACGAATCCAGAACCATGGGAGAACCTCGACCCATCGAAGCCCCAGAAG CTCATCACGATAAACCAGCAGTGGAAGCCAgtggaggagctgcagctcCTGAAGAAGCTGACAAAGTGA
- the sqor gene encoding LOW QUALITY PROTEIN: sulfide:quinone oxidoreductase, mitochondrial (The sequence of the model RefSeq protein was modified relative to this genomic sequence to represent the inferred CDS: deleted 1 base in 1 codon) → MAVSVLRAWGHGRGAFDVAQLHVRNYSGSSGGHYKVLVLGGGSGGITMSARMKRKVGAENVAVVEPSESHYYQPIWTLVGAGAKTVKSSRRPTASVVPSGVKWIKSSVQEVNPDKNTVRTADGQEISYQFLIVALGLQLHYEKIKGFPEAFEHPKIGSNYSVETVEKTWKALQDFKEGNAIFTFPNTPVKCAGAPQKIMYLSDAYFRKTGKRPRANILYNTSLPVIFGVKKYADALWKLVKSRDLNVNLRHNLIEVRPEKREAVFEKLDSPGETVAYEYEMLHVTPPMAPPEVLKGSLVSDADGWVDIDKNTLQHKTYPNVFGIGDCTNLPTSKTAAAVAAQSAILDRTISKVMKKEKPDKKYDGYTSCPLVTSYKTVILAEFDYNGEPLETFPVDQSKESRIMYHMKADLMPHLYWHGLLRGLWGGPGPYRKIMHLGMK, encoded by the exons ATGGCTGTTTCGGTCCTGCGCGCCTGGGGACATGGTCGCGGGGCGTTTGATGTCGCACAGCTGCACGTGAGGAACTACTCTGGTTCCTCCGGTGGACACTACAAGGTCCTAGTCCTCGGGGGTGGAAGCGGGGGCATCACGATGAGCGCGCGCATGAAGAGGAAGGTTGGCGCAGAGAACGTGGCTGTCGTGGAGCCCAGCGAG AGCCACTATTACCAGCCTATTTGGACTTTGGTTGGTGCTGGTGCAAAGACAGTCAAGTCTTCCAGGCGACCCACTGCCAGTGTCGTACCATCTGGGGTGAAATGGATCAAATCCAGTGTCCAGGAGGTCAATCCAGACAAGAACACTGTTCGCACGGCTGATGGGCAGGAG ATCTCTTACCAATTTCTGATTGTGGCCCTGGGTCTACAACTTCACTATGAAAAG ATCAAAGGGTTCCCAGAGGCTTTTGAACACCCCAAAATAGGTTCAAACTACTCTGTAGAGACAGTGGAGAAGACTTGGAAAGCCCTGCAGGACTTCAAGGAGGGAAATGCCATTTTCACCTTCCCCAACACCCCTGTGAAGTGTGCAGGTGCACCTCAAAAGATCATGTACCTCTCTGATGCCTACTTTCGAAAG ACAGGAAAGAGGCCCAGAGCCAACATCCTATACAACACTTCCCTGCCAGTGATATTTGGGGTTAAGAAGTACGCTGACGCACTGTGGAAGCTGGTGAAGAGCAGGGACCTGAACGTCAACCTCAGGCACAACCTGATCGAAGTCCGTCCCGAAAAGCGGGAGGCGGTGTTTGAGAAGCTCGACAGCCCGGGGGAAACGGTGGCGTATGAG tATGAAATGCTTCACGTCACCCCGCCCATG GCCCCCCCCGAGGTTCTGAAGGGGAGTCTGGTGTCTGATGCGGACGGGTGGGTGGACATCGACAAGAACACGCTGCAGCACAAGACGTACCCTAACGTTTTCGGTATCGGGGACTGCACCAATCTGCCGACGTCCAAGACAGCTGCTGCAGTGG CTGCACAGTCAGCGATACTGGACAGAACCATCTCAAAggtgatgaaaaaagaaaagccggATAAAAAG TACGATGGCTACACCTCCTGCCCATTGGTTACCAGCTACAAGACCGTGATCCTGGCAGAGTTTGATTACAATGGAGAGCCACTGGAGACCTTCCCTGTCGACCAGAGCAAAGAGAGCAGGATCATGTACCACATGAAAGCTGACCTGATGCCACACCTGTACTGGCACGGCCTGCTAAG GGGATTGTGGGGAGGACCGGGGCCGTATAGGAAGATCATGCACCTGGGAATGAAGTAG